One segment of Cytophagales bacterium DNA contains the following:
- the rpsI gene encoding 30S ribosomal protein S9, with the protein MKSINTVGRRKTSIARIYLKPGNGEILINKKDYKQYFPTFLLQHVIDQPMNAVEEKDKYDIKINVKGGGVNSQAEAVRMAVARALCEVNSEYRPTLKKEGFLKRDPRMVERKKYGKRKARRSFQWCKR; encoded by the coding sequence ATGAAATCAATAAACACAGTAGGCAGAAGAAAAACATCAATAGCAAGAATTTATTTGAAACCAGGCAATGGTGAAATTCTCATAAATAAAAAAGATTATAAACAATACTTTCCTACTTTTTTGCTTCAGCATGTTATAGATCAACCAATGAATGCTGTAGAAGAAAAAGACAAATACGATATAAAGATCAATGTTAAAGGCGGGGGAGTTAACAGCCAGGCAGAAGCAGTTAGAATGGCTGTTGCCAGGGCGCTATGCGAAGTAAATTCAGAATACCGCCCAACACTAAAGAAGGAAGGTTTTCTGAAAAGAGACCCCAGGATGGTTGAGCGTAAGAAATACGGTAAAAGAAAAGCCAGGAGGAGTTTCCAGTGGTGTAAACGTTAG
- a CDS encoding RidA family protein yields the protein MNKKNHELIRSEKAPEPVGLYPHARRVDNLLFLSGVGPRVRGSKDIPGVKLDKNGNIIDHDIARQCHAVFKNVRQILEDAGSGWDKLIDVTVFLTNMKDDFEIYNKIYGEYFKDNQPCRTTVEVKSLPTPIAIELKCIAHSA from the coding sequence ATGAATAAGAAAAATCACGAACTTATCAGATCAGAGAAAGCCCCGGAACCAGTTGGACTTTATCCCCATGCACGCAGGGTTGACAACTTACTATTTTTGTCAGGAGTAGGGCCAAGAGTGCGTGGCTCAAAAGATATACCGGGAGTTAAATTAGATAAAAATGGAAATATAATTGATCATGATATTGCCAGGCAATGCCACGCTGTTTTTAAAAACGTAAGGCAGATATTAGAAGATGCCGGCTCGGGTTGGGATAAATTAATAGATGTTACAGTATTTCTTACCAATATGAAAGATGATTTTGAAATTTACAATAAGATCTATGGGGAATATTTCAAAGACAACCAGCCATGCAGAACAACCGTAGAAGTGAAAAGCCTCCCTACGCCTATAGCCATTGAGCTGAAATGTATTGCGCATAGCGCATAG
- a CDS encoding elongation factor Ts: MTITANEVNKLRQMTGAGMMDCKKALIESEGNFEAAIDILRKRGQKVSAARADKEAYEGAVFIRTNTSATEGIILALNCETDFVARNQEFIKSGETIADAAHEKNPDNIEKLLELSVDNKSVNEYLTDLMGKIGEKVYISTYEKVKAEKVVGYVHTNAKLGVLVALKGINSVDTTEVGKDVALQIASMNPIAVDKDDIDPKIIEKEIEIGKEQAKAEGKPDDLQEKIARGKLNKFYQDNTLLNQKFVKDPSKTVAQLLDSVQKGLTVSGFKRVAI, translated from the coding sequence ATGACAATTACAGCCAATGAAGTTAATAAGCTGCGGCAGATGACCGGTGCCGGAATGATGGATTGTAAAAAGGCGCTCATTGAATCTGAAGGGAATTTTGAAGCAGCAATTGATATCCTGAGAAAAAGAGGACAGAAAGTTTCTGCTGCCAGGGCAGACAAAGAAGCCTATGAAGGAGCTGTTTTTATCAGAACCAATACCAGCGCTACAGAAGGTATAATATTAGCATTGAATTGTGAAACTGATTTTGTTGCCCGCAATCAGGAATTCATCAAATCAGGTGAAACAATTGCTGATGCTGCTCATGAAAAGAACCCTGATAACATTGAAAAACTGTTAGAACTTTCTGTTGATAATAAAAGCGTTAATGAGTATCTTACCGACCTCATGGGAAAGATCGGTGAAAAAGTTTATATCAGTACTTATGAAAAAGTGAAAGCTGAAAAAGTTGTCGGGTATGTGCATACTAACGCTAAGCTTGGCGTGTTGGTAGCCTTAAAAGGTATAAATAGTGTTGATACAACTGAAGTAGGTAAGGATGTCGCTTTGCAAATTGCATCCATGAATCCTATTGCTGTTGATAAAGATGATATTGATCCCAAAATAATAGAAAAGGAAATAGAAATTGGCAAAGAGCAGGCAAAAGCAGAAGGAAAGCCGGATGATCTTCAGGAAAAAATTGCCCGTGGTAAGCTCAATAAGTTCTACCAGGATAATACTTTATTAAACCAGAAGTTCGTAAAAGACCCTTCAAAAACTGTAGCTCAATTGCTGGATAGCGTTCAAAAGGGGTTGACAGTTTCCGGGTTTAAGAGAGTAGCAATTTAA
- the aroC gene encoding chorismate synthase — translation MSNSYGKIFKITTYGESHGKAIGVVIDGCPAGIKIDLSFIQKELDRRKPGQSSITSHRKEGDEVQILSGIFECTTLGTPISMLIRNKDAKSQDYAHIADKFRPSHADYVYQEKYGIRDYRGGGRSSARETAVRVAAGAVAKQLLSEIDMNIRAFVSQVGPIELTKDYKALDLSQTERNMVRCPDKETADLMVGYIEKTRKSRDTTGGVITCVIQGVPTGLGEPVFDKLQAELAKAMLSINAVKGFEYGSGFEGVRMYGSEHNDAFYTENGKVKTKTNFSGGIQGGISNGQDIYFRVAFKPVATIMKDQESIDEKGNKVIIEGKGRHDPCVVPRAVPIVEAMAAIVLADFYLRNKISKIENLL, via the coding sequence ATGAGCAACTCCTACGGAAAAATCTTCAAAATCACCACTTACGGAGAATCACACGGCAAAGCAATCGGGGTAGTAATAGATGGCTGCCCTGCGGGTATTAAAATTGATCTTTCATTTATACAAAAAGAGCTGGATAGAAGAAAACCCGGCCAATCCAGCATAACGTCTCACCGTAAAGAAGGGGATGAAGTACAAATCCTTTCAGGAATTTTTGAGTGTACTACTTTGGGTACACCCATTTCTATGCTGATCCGGAATAAAGATGCAAAATCTCAGGACTATGCTCATATTGCGGATAAATTCCGCCCTTCCCATGCAGATTATGTTTACCAGGAAAAGTATGGCATAAGAGACTATAGAGGTGGGGGACGCAGCTCTGCACGCGAAACTGCTGTAAGAGTAGCTGCCGGGGCTGTTGCTAAACAGTTGTTATCTGAAATTGATATGAATATTCGTGCTTTTGTTTCGCAGGTGGGTCCGATAGAATTAACAAAAGATTATAAAGCATTGGATTTGTCGCAAACAGAACGTAACATGGTAAGATGCCCTGATAAAGAAACCGCAGATCTGATGGTTGGCTACATTGAAAAAACCAGGAAAAGCAGGGATACTACCGGCGGTGTAATAACTTGCGTCATCCAGGGCGTACCAACCGGGCTAGGAGAGCCGGTGTTTGATAAGCTTCAGGCCGAATTAGCCAAAGCTATGCTCAGCATCAATGCCGTAAAAGGTTTTGAATATGGCAGCGGTTTTGAGGGAGTAAGGATGTACGGTTCAGAGCATAATGACGCTTTTTATACAGAAAATGGCAAGGTTAAAACCAAAACAAATTTTTCAGGAGGTATCCAGGGAGGCATCTCCAATGGCCAGGATATTTATTTCAGGGTTGCCTTCAAGCCTGTGGCTACCATTATGAAAGACCAGGAAAGTATTGATGAGAAAGGGAACAAAGTTATTATAGAAGGTAAAGGCAGGCACGACCCCTGTGTGGTGCCGAGAGCTGTGCCTATTGTAGAGGCAATGGCGGCAATTGTATTGGCGGATTTTTATTTGAGGAATAAAATTTCTAAAATTGAAAACTTATTATAA
- the ruvX gene encoding Holliday junction resolvase RuvX — protein sequence MGRILALDYGTKRVGIAVTDPSEIIATPLETIHSKDILEFLKIYNEKENIKSFVVGLPKKLNNTDTHATKPVRMFVRQLGKKFPGKKIHLCDERFTSKIAQQAMLEGGMKKKDRQNKANVDKISATIILQSYLESRKHRA from the coding sequence ATGGGAAGAATATTAGCTCTGGACTATGGTACTAAACGGGTGGGAATAGCTGTTACCGATCCTTCTGAAATTATTGCAACACCATTAGAAACAATTCATTCAAAAGATATTCTTGAGTTTTTAAAAATATATAATGAGAAAGAAAATATAAAAAGTTTTGTAGTGGGTCTTCCCAAAAAGTTAAATAACACGGACACCCACGCAACAAAACCTGTCAGGATGTTTGTCAGGCAGTTAGGAAAAAAATTCCCCGGCAAAAAAATTCATTTATGTGACGAGCGATTTACCTCAAAAATAGCTCAACAAGCTATGTTGGAAGGGGGAATGAAAAAAAAGGACAGGCAAAATAAAGCAAACGTGGATAAAATAAGTGCAACCATCATTTTGCAATCTTATTTAGAAAGCAGGAAGCATAGAGCATAG
- a CDS encoding protein BatD, translating to MIKRKTAFLFISLLIIFWNISKAQEASIKLGKNNIASNEMFTITITVKNQGLKKYSPFPDIPGFIKRGTSSSQTTNIISGKITSSQSITQNYLPEREGTLPLKPFTMVINEKKVTSNGTIIKVGPPKQQKQHDPFAFDPFGRFFGKKSQPEEFINVKEDAFFALTTNKDEVYVGEGVTTSLALYVSARNRAEMHFYELGKQLTDMIKKIKPENCWEENFGIEQVQPEPVKINNKPYTRYRIYESAFFPLNTEPLQFPSVGLKMIKYKVAKNPSFFGNNKKQDFKTFWTKPKIINVKELPPHPLKDIVSVGIYRLEEETGAKEINTGESFTYNFKVVGEGNISAVNNPEIPKDIRIEFYPPNIRQSIRRSYGRVVGEKLFSYYAIPKEPGEYNLGNYFSWIYFNPWKEQYDTLRSDIKINVTGESFKNTYISSNDLGSFYNNIPFEDNTLISLNSNGYINLIVNVLILLMVVVTAIFMFKK from the coding sequence ATGATCAAACGAAAAACAGCATTTTTGTTCATTTCACTATTAATAATTTTTTGGAATATTTCCAAAGCTCAGGAAGCTTCAATAAAGTTGGGAAAAAATAACATCGCCTCCAATGAAATGTTTACAATCACGATCACTGTAAAAAATCAGGGCCTGAAAAAATACAGCCCGTTTCCTGATATTCCGGGGTTTATTAAAAGAGGTACTTCTTCCTCTCAAACTACAAATATCATCAGCGGAAAGATCACTTCTTCACAAAGCATCACTCAAAATTATTTGCCTGAGAGGGAAGGCACACTTCCGTTAAAGCCATTTACAATGGTAATTAATGAGAAAAAAGTCACTTCAAACGGAACTATCATCAAGGTAGGACCCCCAAAACAACAAAAACAACATGATCCGTTCGCTTTTGATCCCTTTGGTCGCTTTTTCGGTAAAAAAAGTCAACCTGAAGAATTTATTAATGTGAAGGAAGATGCTTTTTTTGCACTCACCACCAATAAAGATGAAGTTTACGTAGGTGAAGGTGTGACTACCTCACTGGCTCTGTACGTTTCAGCCAGGAACAGAGCGGAAATGCACTTTTATGAGCTGGGTAAACAACTTACTGATATGATAAAAAAAATAAAGCCGGAAAACTGCTGGGAAGAAAATTTCGGTATTGAACAAGTGCAGCCTGAGCCTGTCAAAATAAACAATAAGCCATATACGAGGTACAGGATTTATGAATCTGCTTTTTTCCCGCTCAATACAGAACCCCTGCAGTTCCCTTCGGTTGGTCTGAAAATGATAAAGTACAAGGTAGCAAAAAATCCTTCTTTCTTCGGTAACAACAAGAAACAGGATTTTAAAACCTTCTGGACCAAACCCAAAATAATCAATGTCAAAGAGCTCCCTCCCCATCCCTTGAAAGATATTGTTTCTGTGGGTATTTACAGGCTGGAAGAAGAAACAGGAGCTAAAGAAATTAATACCGGTGAAAGTTTTACTTACAATTTTAAGGTTGTAGGTGAAGGAAATATTTCAGCGGTAAACAACCCTGAAATACCTAAAGATATCAGGATTGAATTTTATCCGCCCAATATCAGGCAGAGCATCAGGCGAAGCTATGGACGCGTGGTGGGTGAAAAGTTGTTTAGCTATTATGCTATTCCCAAAGAGCCGGGTGAATATAACCTGGGTAACTATTTTAGCTGGATATACTTTAATCCCTGGAAAGAGCAGTATGATACGCTACGCTCAGATATTAAAATAAATGTTACGGGGGAGAGCTTTAAGAATACTTATATCAGCTCTAATGATCTTGGAAGCTTTTATAATAATATTCCTTTTGAAGACAATACACTCATCAGTTTGAATAGTAACGGGTATATTAACCTGATAGTGAATGTGCTGATATTGCTCATGGTAGTGGTTACTGCGATTTTTATGTTTAAGAAATGA
- a CDS encoding peptide deformylase — protein sequence MIYPIVAYGDPILKKVTKEIEEGSIDIKKLSEDMFETMNNAFGVGLAAPQIDMGIRLFVVDGKNAAEEEEIAEFKKVFVNPEILSENGEAWGYVEGCLSIPTIREEITRQRIVRVHYFDENWNEHEEEFEGVKARIILHEYDHLEGVLFTDHLSGLQKRVLKSKLLNISKGNVEVDYDMKFPLKKKSAIIFKS from the coding sequence ATGATTTACCCCATTGTAGCATACGGAGATCCTATTCTTAAGAAAGTCACAAAAGAGATTGAAGAAGGGTCAATTGATATTAAGAAGCTTTCAGAAGATATGTTTGAGACCATGAACAATGCGTTTGGTGTAGGACTGGCAGCTCCTCAAATAGATATGGGTATAAGATTGTTTGTAGTTGACGGTAAAAATGCTGCCGAAGAAGAAGAAATCGCTGAATTTAAAAAGGTTTTTGTAAACCCGGAGATCTTATCCGAAAATGGAGAAGCATGGGGTTATGTTGAAGGATGTCTGAGCATTCCCACTATAAGAGAGGAAATTACCAGGCAAAGAATTGTGAGAGTACATTACTTTGATGAAAACTGGAATGAGCATGAAGAAGAATTTGAAGGGGTAAAAGCAAGGATCATTCTTCATGAATACGACCATCTTGAAGGGGTCTTATTTACCGACCACCTGTCCGGTTTGCAGAAGCGGGTATTGAAAAGCAAGCTATTAAATATCAGCAAAGGGAATGTGGAAGTGGATTATGATATGAAATTTCCCCTCAAGAAGAAATCTGCAATTATATTCAAGAGTTAA
- the rpsB gene encoding 30S ribosomal protein S2, translating into MSNNIGHKELLDAGVHFGHLARKWDPRMAPYIFMERNGIHIIDLNKTIECLKEATTSIKNVARTGRKILFVATKKQAKGAIQEEAKRLRMPYVTERWLGGMLTNFATIRKSIKKMTALDRMMKEDTYKNFTKKERLMKTRKKEKIERVLGGISELNRLPTALFVVDVKKEFIAVNEATKLNIPVYGMVDTNSNPEQIQFAIPSNDDASKAIAVITSIFGKAIEEGLEERKKIREEEHKSREGQTEGSDDTGESQPDDLSSAASRKDQEAIKVQTDNEGSEVKQSRVFGTGTHDPAFKKEKNSPSHPGDKTLVQAGGEVEKKAVKNETPGKEKPKRIRKPVSAGSTQATSDSKGTKTIKKKAKKEAGKNEKAKKEPVKV; encoded by the coding sequence ATGTCCAACAATATCGGTCACAAAGAATTATTAGACGCAGGGGTTCATTTTGGTCATTTGGCAAGAAAATGGGATCCCAGGATGGCTCCCTATATTTTTATGGAGCGAAATGGGATACACATCATTGATCTGAATAAAACCATTGAATGTTTAAAGGAAGCCACAACATCAATTAAAAATGTAGCCCGAACTGGCAGAAAGATCCTTTTTGTAGCAACTAAAAAACAGGCAAAAGGTGCTATCCAGGAGGAAGCAAAAAGGCTGAGGATGCCTTATGTAACTGAAAGATGGCTTGGGGGAATGCTTACAAATTTTGCTACTATAAGGAAATCCATTAAAAAAATGACTGCTTTGGATAGGATGATGAAGGAAGATACCTATAAGAACTTTACAAAAAAAGAGCGTTTGATGAAGACAAGAAAAAAGGAAAAAATCGAAAGAGTTTTAGGTGGCATCAGTGAACTCAACCGGCTCCCTACAGCATTATTTGTAGTAGATGTGAAAAAAGAATTTATTGCCGTTAATGAAGCTACTAAATTGAATATCCCGGTATATGGGATGGTAGATACGAACTCCAATCCTGAGCAAATTCAATTTGCTATCCCATCTAACGATGATGCATCAAAAGCAATTGCTGTTATAACCTCTATATTCGGTAAAGCAATTGAAGAAGGACTGGAAGAAAGGAAGAAGATTAGGGAAGAAGAACATAAATCCAGGGAAGGGCAGACTGAAGGATCTGATGATACCGGGGAAAGCCAGCCTGACGACCTGTCCAGCGCTGCAAGTCGGAAAGATCAGGAAGCCATAAAGGTACAAACAGACAATGAAGGCTCAGAAGTAAAACAATCCCGGGTATTCGGGACTGGTACGCACGATCCCGCCTTCAAAAAAGAAAAAAATTCCCCCTCTCACCCGGGAGACAAAACCTTAGTGCAGGCAGGTGGAGAAGTTGAAAAGAAGGCAGTAAAAAATGAAACTCCCGGAAAAGAAAAACCTAAGAGAATAAGAAAGCCTGTTTCGGCTGGCTCCACACAAGCAACAAGTGATAGCAAAGGAACTAAAACAATAAAAAAGAAAGCAAAAAAAGAAGCTGGGAAAAACGAAAAAGCAAAGAAAGAACCTGTGAAAGTATAA
- a CDS encoding TAXI family TRAP transporter solute-binding subunit: MKTLEFRYKNIGVNIILFSAILATFTHCSKNRNEYVMATSSPGATYNNIGKSIAEIWEMDGLGKIKVLEGKELNSKTNCLLLIDRKADFAFVQNDTRVEEFVTANVVDSKIRTMLPVYPEILFIVYHDSLKPKSLKDLVLGRNVAIGPTTSGTARFMKILFNAFDIDTNGFNMIYCTFGENLIGDSINVSCSITGFNNSRIFNMVSNLNGVIYSFDNFELAGKGSTVEGFNMSYPRARHFIIPKNTYGSSGPRQPVLTIAIDCVLLTHDDMDPYIIKDFVESIFNNAPILSNNNPLLGSLSENFSSGTVNFPLHEGVKMYLERNEPSFFERYAEMIGVFFSIFIVLAGGIPSLVRWNKHRKKDRIDKYYIRLLEIEQNVENFKTTDECERYLKEITELRRNAFKQLINEKLIADESFRIFINLAESTIELLNNKMISLKR, from the coding sequence ATGAAAACATTGGAATTTCGATACAAAAATATAGGAGTCAACATTATCTTATTTTCTGCTATTCTTGCCACTTTTACCCATTGCTCCAAAAACAGAAATGAATATGTAATGGCAACTTCCTCACCTGGGGCAACCTACAATAATATCGGAAAAAGCATTGCCGAAATATGGGAAATGGACGGGCTGGGTAAAATTAAAGTGCTCGAAGGTAAAGAACTCAATTCCAAAACCAACTGCCTGCTATTAATAGATAGAAAAGCTGACTTTGCCTTTGTTCAGAATGATACAAGGGTTGAAGAGTTTGTCACAGCTAACGTAGTTGATTCTAAAATAAGAACTATGCTGCCGGTATATCCTGAAATTCTGTTTATCGTCTATCATGACAGCTTAAAGCCAAAGTCTCTCAAAGATCTGGTATTGGGTAGAAATGTTGCAATAGGCCCGACAACAAGCGGCACTGCCCGATTCATGAAAATCCTTTTTAATGCATTTGACATTGATACCAACGGGTTTAATATGATCTATTGCACTTTTGGTGAAAACCTGATAGGTGATTCGATTAATGTAAGCTGTTCGATCACCGGTTTTAACAATTCCCGAATTTTTAATATGGTTTCAAACCTTAACGGTGTTATTTACAGCTTTGATAACTTTGAATTGGCAGGCAAAGGCTCAACGGTGGAAGGTTTTAATATGAGCTATCCAAGGGCAAGGCATTTTATTATACCCAAAAATACTTACGGCAGCAGTGGTCCGCGCCAACCCGTTTTAACAATAGCTATAGATTGTGTGCTGCTCACTCATGATGATATGGATCCGTATATAATAAAAGATTTTGTTGAATCAATTTTTAATAATGCGCCTATTCTTAGTAATAACAATCCGTTGCTTGGTAGTCTTTCTGAAAACTTTAGTTCCGGTACAGTAAATTTTCCGCTTCACGAAGGAGTAAAGATGTATCTTGAACGTAACGAGCCTTCTTTTTTTGAAAGGTATGCAGAAATGATAGGAGTTTTTTTTTCGATCTTTATAGTACTGGCAGGAGGTATTCCAAGCCTGGTAAGATGGAATAAGCACAGGAAGAAAGACAGAATTGATAAATATTACATTCGGCTTCTCGAAATTGAGCAAAATGTGGAGAATTTTAAAACTACTGATGAATGTGAAAGATATTTAAAAGAGATCACTGAACTGCGTAGAAATGCCTTCAAGCAGTTAATAAATGAAAAATTGATCGCAGATGAGAGTTTTAGGATTTTTATTAACCTTGCTGAAAGTACAATCGAACTACTTAATAATAAAATGATTTCTTTGAAGAGATGA
- a CDS encoding dicarboxylate/amino acid:cation symporter: protein MKKIAIHWKILIGLVLGIIWGLAAISFGWTEFTKLWIKPFGTIFINLLMLIAVPLVLASLIKGVSSLSDVAKLSRIGGKTIGLYLVTTVVAVGIGLLLVNTIRPGDTFSEEKKEQLKEQYASKAFEKQQTADQYKERGPLDFFVDIVPKNIFFSFQDNKNMLQVIFFAILFGFALVLIPENKAGPVIDFFDGVFEAIIKVVEIVMKAAPIGVFALLAGIIVDFSGDVLELLTALLIYSFTVIIGLVFLAYILYPSVLRVFTKMKYGTFFKGIIPAQLVAFSTSSSAATLPVTMKQCEEDLGVSKEITSFALPLGATINMDGTSLYQSIAAVFIAQAFGHDLTIAHQLTIVLTATLASIGAAAVPGAGTVMLVIVLQAIGIDPAGIALIFAMDRPLDMCRTVVNITGDATVASIVASTEGQLDINKSS, encoded by the coding sequence ATGAAAAAAATAGCAATACACTGGAAAATCCTCATTGGCCTGGTGCTTGGAATAATATGGGGCCTGGCAGCAATTTCATTCGGCTGGACTGAATTTACAAAATTATGGATCAAGCCCTTTGGAACCATCTTTATCAACCTGCTGATGCTCATTGCTGTTCCTTTGGTATTAGCATCCCTGATAAAAGGAGTATCTAGTCTGAGTGATGTAGCAAAGCTCTCCAGGATTGGCGGAAAAACCATTGGACTTTACCTTGTCACAACGGTTGTGGCTGTAGGCATCGGTCTTTTACTTGTAAACACGATCAGGCCCGGTGATACTTTTTCTGAAGAAAAAAAAGAGCAGCTTAAGGAACAGTATGCATCAAAAGCTTTTGAAAAACAGCAAACGGCTGACCAATATAAAGAAAGGGGTCCGCTTGATTTTTTTGTTGATATTGTTCCCAAAAATATATTTTTCTCTTTTCAGGACAACAAAAATATGCTCCAGGTCATTTTCTTTGCTATCCTGTTTGGATTTGCACTGGTGCTAATACCTGAAAATAAGGCAGGCCCCGTCATAGATTTCTTTGATGGGGTGTTTGAGGCGATTATAAAAGTAGTAGAAATAGTTATGAAAGCCGCACCGATTGGCGTATTTGCATTATTAGCAGGCATCATCGTAGATTTTTCCGGGGATGTATTAGAGCTTCTAACAGCATTATTGATCTACTCCTTTACAGTAATAATCGGTTTGGTATTCCTGGCTTATATCCTTTATCCTTCTGTTCTCCGGGTCTTCACAAAAATGAAATATGGAACTTTTTTTAAAGGCATCATACCTGCTCAATTGGTAGCTTTTTCTACAAGCTCCAGCGCTGCAACCCTGCCCGTAACGATGAAACAATGTGAAGAAGATCTGGGAGTTTCTAAAGAAATAACCAGCTTTGCTTTACCATTGGGAGCTACCATTAATATGGATGGTACCAGCCTATACCAGTCCATTGCTGCTGTATTTATTGCCCAGGCATTTGGGCATGACTTAACCATTGCTCATCAACTGACCATTGTTTTAACTGCTACTTTGGCTTCCATCGGAGCTGCTGCTGTACCTGGTGCCGGAACAGTAATGCTGGTGATCGTATTGCAGGCTATCGGCATTGATCCTGCCGGGATCGCCTTGATATTTGCCATGGACAGACCCCTGGATATGTGCAGAACAGTGGTTAACATTACCGGAGATGCTACGGTAGCGTCAATTGTTGCAAGTACGGAAGGACAGCTTGACATTAATAAATCTTCTTAG
- a CDS encoding leucine-rich repeat domain-containing protein, with the protein MKSLLTVLVIIINIALQSYAQSNPNSFYKSGIDKINKKDYIKAIGDFTSAISTKPGYADAYYQRARAKKLLAESVGFHNNEPCYDLVEALTFGNTPAFTMLESDCMSECFHLLSAFFEPEIVFCADFSSKILYDLPENSKKMINILKLNLYNNKLAQLPEAISNFKNLIFMDLSSNKLTSLSQAIGNNTKIKGLNLNKNQLTTLPDEIGKLTHLQHLFLRNNDLKNIPASIGNLHSLVELDLAFNELTSMPGEIITLKKLTTLNLVGNPLNHVEKKKIKDSLPGCTIYF; encoded by the coding sequence ATGAAAAGTCTTTTAACTGTTTTAGTGATCATTATTAACATTGCCTTGCAAAGTTATGCCCAATCCAACCCCAATTCTTTTTATAAAAGCGGGATTGATAAGATCAATAAAAAAGATTATATCAAAGCAATCGGAGATTTTACCAGTGCAATAAGTACTAAACCCGGCTATGCAGATGCGTATTATCAAAGAGCCAGGGCAAAAAAGCTCCTGGCAGAAAGTGTAGGATTTCATAATAACGAACCTTGTTATGACCTGGTGGAGGCGTTAACTTTTGGAAATACCCCTGCTTTCACAATGCTTGAAAGTGATTGTATGAGCGAATGTTTTCATTTACTATCAGCTTTCTTTGAACCTGAAATAGTGTTTTGTGCAGACTTTAGCTCAAAAATTTTGTATGACCTGCCGGAAAACTCAAAGAAGATGATAAACATATTAAAGCTAAATTTATATAATAATAAACTTGCTCAGTTACCCGAAGCTATTTCTAATTTCAAAAATCTCATTTTTATGGACCTTAGCAGCAATAAATTAACTTCGCTTAGCCAGGCAATTGGAAATAACACTAAAATTAAAGGACTAAACCTTAACAAAAACCAGCTAACCACACTGCCTGATGAAATTGGTAAATTAACACACCTGCAGCATCTTTTTCTGCGGAATAACGACTTAAAAAATATCCCTGCCTCAATTGGCAATTTACACTCATTGGTTGAATTAGACCTTGCATTTAATGAACTTACTTCTATGCCTGGCGAAATAATAACTTTAAAAAAATTAACCACACTTAATCTTGTCGGAAATCCACTGAATCATGTGGAAAAAAAGAAAATTAAGGATTCACTGCCTGGTTGTACGATATACTTTTGA
- the rplM gene encoding 50S ribosomal protein L13, with amino-acid sequence MDYLSYKTISANKATVKKNWFIVNADGAILGRLSSRVASMIRGKHKTYFTPHVDCGDKVIVINAEKVRLTGRKWDKREYFSHSGYPGSQKRTTPRQLVAKSPPKLIERAVKGMLPKNRLGRKLFKNLYVYEGSKHPHDIQQPKELKF; translated from the coding sequence ATGGATTATCTAAGTTATAAAACTATTTCGGCAAATAAAGCAACCGTAAAAAAGAATTGGTTTATTGTAAATGCCGATGGTGCGATTTTAGGCAGGTTATCAAGCAGGGTTGCAAGTATGATCAGGGGAAAACATAAAACCTATTTCACACCGCATGTAGATTGTGGAGACAAAGTGATTGTGATCAATGCAGAAAAGGTGCGGCTTACAGGAAGGAAATGGGATAAAAGAGAGTATTTTTCTCATTCAGGCTATCCTGGGAGCCAAAAAAGAACAACTCCGCGACAATTGGTAGCAAAGTCTCCGCCAAAACTCATTGAGAGAGCCGTAAAAGGGATGTTGCCCAAAAACAGGTTAGGGAGAAAATTATTTAAGAACTTATATGTTTATGAAGGCAGTAAGCATCCTCACGACATTCAGCAACCGAAAGAACTAAAATTTTAA